The following nucleotide sequence is from Ailuropoda melanoleuca isolate Jingjing chromosome 12, ASM200744v2, whole genome shotgun sequence.
GCCCAAATTGGTAGAATGGCCTACAAGGCCTGGCCCTCTGCCGCTCCCTGACTTTGCCTTCCCACCAGTCTTCCCTTGCTTTCGTCAGCAACAGCCTCACGCCCTAAGTGTTCTTCCATAAATATCCCAAGTAGggccccacctcagggccttttgCACTCTGCCCCTGCAgacaggagacacacacacacacacacacaagcttccCCACGCCGTTTTCCTCCACAGCACTTACTACCTTCTAACGTTCTCTACGTCGTGTATATTTTACCAAACTATCTAAGTATTTGCCTTCTCTATTATAATAGGGGTTTCCACAAAGGCAGGGATTCTTGTTCGTCATGCTCAAAGCTCTACACTCTTCTCCCAGAATAGTGCTGGTATCTCACAGGTGCTCAATACATCActgttgaacgaatgaatgaataaataacagcCCCTACCTCATAAGGATCCGATGCAATTGTCCATACAAAGTGCTTTAGCCCAGGGCCTGGTCCACTGTGACTGCTGATTTAATGATGGCCATTACGGTAATTCAGGTTCTATTCTTGAAGTTTCTTAGTTGCCAAGCTTCTATGAGTTAACACACGTAAAGCGCCTTAGaacagggcttggcacacagtaaatgctcagtaaatggtagctatcATTATAATTAGGTTTCTATTTTCAAAGGAGCTTTGGTGCCAAACTTCTATGAATTAGTACTTCCCATCTCCGAGCAAGAGCCAAGTTCTAACAAAGCTCTAACAAGCtggccctctgctcctctctgccctAATCCCTCCAGCTCTACCCTCTCTGACACCAGGcaggctcctgcctcctcccGCCTGGACCACTCTTTCAGATGAACAGCGCGgctccagctccctccctccctccatcgcTGCTTAGGTCTCTAGGTCTCggtcacctcctcagggagggCTACACTATTTAAAATGGCAACCCCCTTCCAGCACTGTTCTCCCTCTGCTGTATTCTTCTCCACAGCATCTACCCCTATCCAGCATATGCTACGTCTCACTTGTTTACTGTCTGTCCTACCCACCCCCCTGCAAGCCCCATGAGGACAAGGGTTTTATTTTGTGCACTGGTATATTCCCAATGCGCAGCATACAGCAGGGACTCAGAAGATCATTCCTAAATGAATTAATGGATCACAGTCCCTACCTCACAGAGTTATTCTAAGGACCTGATGATCTCATGCAAATAAAATGCAGCACTCTGTAAGTGCTGGGGAAATGGCAGCTGTAATTATAATTAAGGTTCTATTTTTGTAAGTTCCTAGATACACAAGTTCTATGagtcaatatataaaaagctcTTGGACTGGCACTTGGCACCCAGAAAGCACAGCTCTGATTATAATTAATGTCCTCTTTGTGAAGGTTTTTAGGCAGGGGCAGAGAACATTAGCTGTCCTCCACCATCCTCCACGGACCGTTCTCTTCTTCCTGGGCATTGGCTAGACCCTTTCCCAGATACCCTTACAGGGAGCTGTGGCCATGTGACTCATTTCTCAGCAAAGGGACATTAATGGGAGCAGTATGTGCCCCCTTGGGGTTGGGGCTGGTAAGACATCACCATATCTCACCAGGCTCACCTTCCTCTTCCACCAGCAGAACTCAGGCCACCGCCATTCAGCCATGACCGTGTGGAAGACAGTCGGCTAAGGGATGGCCTGGGTCCTCGAATCACTGCACGGAGAAGGGCTGCCCCCCAACCTGAAACACCCACCCTGGACTATGACGTGAGCACGAAACTTCGTAGTGTTGAGTCAAGCCTGTATATCATGGGGTCTGTGAGTAAATACATGGAAACCACACTGGAAATGTGGAAAGTCTCGGTGACGAGGATGTTGAGGTTCCCCCAGGGAGGAACCCCAGGGGATGGGGGGATAAACGCCCAGGCCCATGCCTCACACGCTCAAGTGtctacacacatgcatgcatgcacacacacaccaaacacactGGAGCGACACGCACAGAATTTGGTTTTATTCTGGCTTTCACACATCTACTGCTAAGACGACACAGATCGGCGGTACCCCCATCCCCCATGACCATGGTGACCACTCCAGTTtcctcagccccctcctcccaccccaccccttttgCCAAGCTCCCTGGGTGGGGTCTCTGCCTACACCTCACCCCGGGCATGCAGCATGAAGTGCCCATGCAGCTCCCCGAGGTTGTCGAAGGAATCCTCACACTCTGTACAGTGGTaggtgccctcctcctcctcgtcctcctcctcctccctcccagccggCCGGCCCCCCCCAGCCCGAGGcggctcctcctcttcctccccgaGGGCCCTGCCTTCAGGGGCTGGAGCTTCCTGGGGGGCTGTAGCAGGGCAGCAGAGCCGGCAAGGCGGGGTGCCTGGTGGGGCCTCCCCAAGGGGTGAGCGGCCACAgagctggcagggctgggctggggggcccGGGGGCTGGGCTGCACGGGGGGCCCGGCGGGATgggcccccccggcccccccccaGGCGCTGCTTCACCTTGTAGCCAGGGTCATATTCAGGATCATCggtggcctcctcctcctcctcctcctcatcttcttcctcttcgGAGTCTGGCTCTGAGAGAGTGTATTCAGAGTCAGAGGAATGCTCAGGGCCTGTAGGGGGATGGACCGGGAGAGACAGAGGCATCTGAGGACAGAcggctctgccccctccctgagcctcattcAGACTCGCCACAGCATGGAGCGGGCAGCCTGGACACAACCCTGCTGCTCCCCACAGACGGGTCCCGGTCGCATCGAACACGGCCTGGCACGCGGTTGGTGCTCAGCGCTAAGCAAATGGACGTCTTGCAAGAACCGCATGTTAGGGGTTTAATAGGGACAAAGCAGccataataaaaacagtaacaataacaGTGTTCTCTGCTATTTTAAGAACcctgttcttggggcacctgggtggctcagccggttaagtgtcaggcttttgatcttggctcaggtattgatctcagggtcatgaattgaGCCCCGCACCGgggtctgcactcagtggggagtccgcttgagattctctctccttgtgcccctcccccaccactgtgcacacatgtgtgctctctctcacataaatacatctaaaaaaaaaaaggaaaagaaaaaagaacgcTGCTCTTATATATTAACCTACCGAAGGCTTATAACAACCCTTGGAGGGAAGCACTATTATTAACCCTAAGTGACaaatgggaaactgaggtacagagcaGTTAGATGACTCACTCGCCTCCAGTCACACAGCTCTACCAGGGAAAGCTAAATATGGGTGATGACCTACACTGGATCATTTAGGGAGACAAACAGGTCTTCaagtaaattaaaacacacatatgTGCTTTGATgtatgtggtgtatatatacctATACAGTTAAGTGAATtacaatatttatttgtaaagattcatttacttttagagagagagagagcaggatctcatgaccctgagatcacgactcgagctgaaaccaagagttgggcactcaactgactgcaccacccaggcacccctaaaaatatttttaatttaattttatttatttgagagagggagtgcaggagcagggggaaggggcagagggagaagcagactccccgctgagcagggagccccacgtggggctagatcccaggaccccgggatcatgacctgagctaaaggcagacgtttaactgactgagccacccaggcgcccccactaaaatatttgtaagtaCAGATATAGTACTGTGATTTCATGGGCATGCAGGACATGTCTAGGACAAGTGtaggttaaaaaaggaaaacaatttgcAGTAGACGGCAGAAGAAGGTGTCATCAGCAGTCATTATGGGGGGTGCACACAGAGCACtggtcagggaggagggaggcgcCTACTGCAGGCGCCTGTCAGAAGCATCCCCTAGGATTGCCACAGCCTTGCCCTGCATCCATCCCGGCCCCTCTTCCTCAATGTCCTCCAGCAGCCCAGAGGGGTCCTGTGACAACTGAGCCAACCACACTGGGCTCCTCATGGCTCCTCGACCCCTCAGGCATGCatctgccacagggcctttgctaCCCTTTTTACAGATGGACTAAGGCTTGCTCCCTCCCCTCACCAAGTCTCTACTCAGGGGTCACCTTCTCAGGGACACCCTCACCACTCTGTCTGATCGGCAACCCTTCCCCAACACTCCCTATGCCCCTGACTCTGCTCTGTTTTTTCTCCTCAACTTCCCGTATCCAACATCGACTTGTGTATTTATTGCCTGTCCCCCAGAGCAGGGACTTTGTCTGGTTCACTGCAGCGTCTCTAACATCGAAACGCCTTCTTTGTGCCTGGCATTCAAAGCAAACCTTTTCTGAGGCTTTCAcatgtgctgttccctctgctgggaatgTCTCACCCTGGTTTTCCCCATCATTCTTTAGGACCCAGTAGGAAGCCTCCCTCCTTGGTGAGGCTGTCCCAGATCTCCTTGTCCTAGGAGCCACTCACTGTCTTTTGTCCTCCGGTTGTCCTCACCCTGAGCCCTGAGGGCTGTGCCTATACAAAGCCCTTTCCCACCAGACCAGGGGGCAGGCCTGCTCTGACTCACTGCTGGCTCCCTGGCATCACCCAGCTCAGAACAGTAGGTGCTAAATGTTGGCTGAACATCCCCACctgtggttctctctctctccttgttccTGCCCCCGTCCTACTGTCTCTCTGCCATTTAACATGTTTCCTGAGGCCTCGGTGTGGGCTGTGCCTCCGCCTGGAAGGCTGTCCCCTACTCTGTCCGCCTGGTGacctcctactcatccttcaggcCCCAGCACAGGCTCTGTCCTCTGACGGTGGCTTCCTCCACCCCGGCTCCCGCTGGCCCGGCCTCTCCCCTGGTGACTGACCTAGAGGCTGCAGCCATCTGGGTCCCAGTATGTCTCCGCCGTCAGACTAGGAACCCCTTGAGGGCAGGTCTGACTCATCTTGGGGTCCCCAACACTGCCCAGCCCAGGATGTGTGGGTCAAGTGCACAAGGGTGCCCCGAGACCCtgatctccctccttcctccaggcctttgcctctgcccttcccccacctggcGACCTTTTCTTCCCCACTAACAAACTCCTGCTCCTCTTTAAGGTCCCAGCTCACACGTCACCTTCTCTGTGAGGTCCTCCCTGTCTCCTCAGGTGGTTAGTGTCTCTCTCTGGTCTGGGAACCCTCTGcccctacccgccccccccaaaccccaacACATCCTGACCACCTGGGTAGTGACCTGGAGGCGGCGGACTCCTGGAGGGCAGGACCTGGGTCTGACCCATCTCCATGTCCCCAGCAATGCTGAGTCCCCAGTCAGCCTCAGCAGATATTTGCTGAATGGCTGCAAAACACAGAGGAAACCCCTCTGGCCTTGGGCCGGGGCCCcacccctctttctcctcccacctgACTTCACACCAGCTGCCCTCCAGGGCCTTCAAGGCCCACTATGACTTCATGCGGTTGGCTTGGGAAAGGCCACCAGGTCGTTGTCCACAGCAACCAGGTCTTTCATATCCACTGGGATTTTAAGGACCACAAGCCCTTTTGCACCTACCATGCCTTCTCCGCCTACAAGATCCTCAAAGCCAGGCATGTCACCAGCTTCGACGTCCACAGTGCCTCCCAAGCCTCCTGCCTCCTTGAAGCCCACCAAATCGGCAATGCCCAACAGCTCCTCAGTGCCCACCAAGCCATCAACGGCCCCCAACTCGGTCACAAGCCCAAGCAGTTCCAAGTCTACCAAGGGGGCAAGTACAAAGACAGCCCCTTCTAAACAACCCAGCAGCAAGTCCAGAGTCCAAAGCAGGGCAAGAACGCCCAGCAAGGCCAGCACTGACACTAGGGCCAGCAAAGTCAGCAAGGCCAGTGGGGTAAGACACCACCAGCGGAGGGGCACACACAGCCGGGGCCGAACTCCTGACAGAAGGGGAAGCCGCAGCTCCAAGAGGTCACCCAGCAGGGCCAGCACTATGACCAGGATGAGAACTCCTGGTGCCACACCAGGTGTGCCCAACAGGGTGAGAACTCCTACTTCCCAGAAAAAGCAGAGTAGGGGCAAGAGTTCCAGCCGGCCTAGAAACAACACTCGGGAAAGAAGTAAGAGCCAGCCTAGAAatatgagcagggagaagagttACAGCCCACCAGGAGCCTCAAGCATGGGGAAGAGCTCTGGGCTGGCTATAACCCCA
It contains:
- the ZNF428 gene encoding zinc finger protein 428 isoform X2 encodes the protein MTETREPAETGGYASLEEDDEDLSPEPDSEEEEDEEEEEEEATDDPEYDPGYKVKQRLGGGRGGPSRRAPRAAQPPGPPAQPCQLCGRSPLGEAPPGTPPCRLCCPATAPQEAPAPEGRALGEEEEEPPRAGGGRPAGREEEEDEEEEGTYHCTECEDSFDNLGELHGHFMLHARGEV
- the ZNF428 gene encoding zinc finger protein 428 isoform X1; translation: MTETREPAETGGYASLEEDDEDLSPGPEHSSDSEYTLSEPDSEEEEDEEEEEEEATDDPEYDPGYKVKQRLGGGRGGPSRRAPRAAQPPGPPAQPCQLCGRSPLGEAPPGTPPCRLCCPATAPQEAPAPEGRALGEEEEEPPRAGGGRPAGREEEEDEEEEGTYHCTECEDSFDNLGELHGHFMLHARGEV